The Belonocnema kinseyi isolate 2016_QV_RU_SX_M_011 chromosome 2, B_treatae_v1, whole genome shotgun sequence nucleotide sequence ttgagcaataatttattttacaagacaattctgaatttgtttaagaataaacaatttaCGAATATTaacgtttcaaatttaattgtttcatttttaatttgtggcgcaaaatgttgaatttttgtgtataaataacaatcgaacaattattaagtgaaaaagacttaaaatctaaataatttaacttctaatttaaaaagtgtttacaaaatttatgtttaattctttaaattagagcATTAACCATTGTACGGTCGATTtatattctttaaccaaaaatattttgaatagctAGAttgataaaaatctaaattttgaaattttgcagtttaacggcatttaattttaaattgttcaattgaaaagtctttaaatctttcattttatGCGTGTagattattgagcgtttgaatttaaagcttctaaataaaaaatttgtcaagcgttaatttaaaaagtttatgatgCAAAATAGTTCcaatttgagtgttttaatttgaagCTCAGTTTCGattacttcaaataaaagaatttcagcTATAAGAGTTCGAATTTCTTAATTACAATGACCGTGTGAAATTTTGGCGAACTGGGAAATGATCGAATATTTTTTTCCTCAATTAAAACGGGCTgcgttttaattttaatgttattagatattcatataaaacttttttaaatatgtagttgaattttttttaatatttactttaaaattgtttgttaaatgGAGTGAAATATTCGGAATTTTCATCAGTTttcaacagtttcattttcaaagattaaattttcaactgctgaaaattgaaagttgaattaacaacatttaaaaattaaatttacaattttcttctatttttaattattgaaaattacatttttttctacgtaaAACACTAGcataatccaaaaatttttaaatattttaaatgttattaaaattctaatgatttttgtttaaaaatacaaattttcgatcttcttaaaaattgtgtttaatctactgatttttaataaaaatgttaattcctaactaaaaacactaacataatccaaaattggtcaagcttgtaaattttattatttcgaacaaaaatcattggatatgattcgaattatttttcttttaaaatactgattttaataaaaataacttaaagcttttaaaaaatagaactattcttttaaatccaatctttcttgaaatttgacgattttcatttaaaattatcgaTTTAACCAATTTCATGTGAAAACCGTTAACATAACTTGCAAtagttccaaaattgtaaatttttttttaaatatatattgaaaaccGTTAGCTTAACCTacaattgtacaaaaaattaaccttttttaaaatctaatgatttttttactaaaaataccgatttcggGTGTAAATTCCagtctaaaattcttaaaaagttgtgacccttttttaaaatctataaatatttaaaaaatgaaaaagattagaaatattgtgtacattataattatttttatttaaaaatgctaattttctatgtaaaacgtTAGCGcatcttaaaattgttaaaaaactttttttatttaaatctaactagtttgttgaaaaattgtaagtatttttttgtttggaatttaataactttttattaaaaatactaataatttaaaaatctaccaTAAAATTGTTTAGCATTGAAAATCTTCGAAgtctgattatttttatttaaaatataactaattttatgtgaaaaacgttaatataacttaaaattgtttaaaaattgtaaatcttctttgaaatataatttaaaaagtataaagagTGCGAATTTTGCGACGAAAAACACTACcctaatacaaaaatgttaaaagattctaaatcttattcaaattatatgatttttttttaaagtaaaaaatttcgattcaaaGAACCATTAtaacctaaaataaatttaaaaaattatgaatcttcaaaatctaacgattttcttcattttaatttgcGGTAAAAAACGCCAATAAATCCGAAAAATGTATCATCTTTGAGATTTAATAGCTTagtattaaaaatacgaattttcggtCTTACCTGAAATTGTTTAATCTTagttaaaatcgattttttaaattaaaagtgcttatttccaacgaaaaatacgaatacaatgaaaaattgttaaaagattctaaatcttgttcgaaTTATAATGATTCTggttaaaaagtttcaattttaaatgtaaaacaacaacgtaacataaaattgttaaaaaaaagtgaacctttaaaatctaatgattttggtttaaaaagcaTCAGACGGTAAAAACGCTAataaaacctaaaattatagaaaatagcatatcttgataataatttttgttgaaaaatactcattttcggtaaaaaaaactaacacaacctaaaatgtttagaaattttaagttctctaaactttatgattttaaattaaatttttgtttgcaaatactaattttaagtgaaaatcacTAACATAAAACAGGtataatattttcagttatttattagaTAATTGGAAAGTTTTGATTTAATAAAAGGATTGAAAAGCACTAAGtattcctaaaaatctttaaaaaagggattatttgtagatttaattttcaaatttaagatataaaacaactttaagtataataaaaaaatttggaaatataagaGGTATTTCGTTACTCCACTTTTTCAGCCagttaattcattaaaaatcataaaaatctagAAAACCATTGATactaaaaattctcaattttttagtAAGGACCCATacaaatatgataaattaatttctttaaatatggatcagttaaaaatgaaactgcgtTTTTTATGATGCTAACCAGCATCCTAAATAAGATGCAATAAAAAACGACACTTTTCTGtggcattaattaattaattttaattgttatgttTTCATACGGGTAGTCTCATTTTAAGTAGTTTTTTGTTTCGTCATACATACTTTATGATTGGAGACTTTCAAAGTATATCTCTCCGAACTCGTTTTGCGTGAAGTTGCATcggaagagcaaaaaaaaaaaggacaTAAGGAAAATGTAAGTCGGCAATATGCAATCTGGAAATAAAGAAGAGGGAGGAATATCATTAAGTCAGATTTCCGATCATGGAATGAAAGTTAGCTTTAGTGTGACAGCAGATTCAGTTTATAGAAGTGCTTATAAAGCGAGGGGCCGTGCAGTATtccaatagtaaaaaaattaccgcgcaacaaattaaaaaatgtatttattaataattgtcttAACAATTTGTTCTCCATTTGTCACTTATGCTCAGTTCGACTTATTGGAAGGTgagttttaactttttattccaaaataacaataataaagatagaaaagagaaatttaaatttttcgggtGTTTTTTTATGTGCATTTTTCATACAatggttattttttgtttatctatattttaggatttttttagcTCAATGACAAATtagagaattctattattttttagaaaaaattattaaataaaacatgAAAGTAATTTGTGATTCATAAATCGTCTAATACCTGTTTATGAATGATTCACGGAATTTATTTATGTATGTAGATAAAAttcttagaataaattttttttttctctttttgatattttaaggaaatatgcaattaattaatataacGTAAATATTTTAATGCTGCTATTATCTTTTCCTTACACAATTTTGTTTCCTAAACTAAATTTATGCGTTCAAATGACAAAAGATTCCATCTCAGGAGTTCGGATATAGAAAAGTTTGTCAACTATTAGCTTCCAGATTTCGTCACCTAATTAGAGCCTGTCTAACCGGAATTTAGATAGAAATTTGTTATTTGGACGCGTAGATGTATGTTAAATTAATTACAACTTTTTAGGTGAAACCTGTGTCGCAAAAACTTTTACTGGCAGATGCAGATTATCACGAAACTGTCCATCAGTTTTTCAGAACTTCAATGCGAACAAGCCTCCTGAAAAAATATGCAGTTTTCCAAACAGTGATGATATAATTATATGTTGTCCTGATGATAATTTCAGTTCATCAGTTACGTCTTCGACTACACAGAGGATAAATACGACACCAACAAGAAGAGTTAATTCTGGTGTAGTACCTTTAAATACTGAAGCTAGAAAACGACCGGCTGCAGAAAGTGAGTTAtcctttttcattatttattttatttatttcattatttagataatatttttgaactccTTTCCTGATTGGCTAAAAATGGTCACAGTGGCTGATAAGGGGCAGtcttaaatgttgaattttcaagacaaaagaatgagtttttaaaaaaacagctgaattttcaacaaaaaagaagaattctcaacaaattacaaaaattttccagaaaacagttgaattttctgacaaattattaaatttgcaagcCAAACAGACGAGTTGTCttcaaaacagatacatttttaacctgagaatattaattttctaccagaaaattgTATTAGTCTATATTTAAaccaagaatgattttaattttagataaaatacagttgcatataattaaaaagatcaatttgaaaccaaaaagattaattttctaaaaaaatggacgATCATCATAATACAGGAATTTTtgcccaaatagtttaatttaaactaaaaaacatcaaatattaacaaaaaaatcaaataattacactttcagttaaaaaactaattttcagtaaaaaataagaCGCTTTatctacaagattgtttaattttcgaatcAGAGAcgaattcaaaaacaaaacagtggcattttcaacctggaaatagtgattttcaacaaaaatgtgataattgatattgaaaagaagaaatatttttattttaaatcaaaaaaagtcgaatgttaccaaaaacatgaatttataacaaaatacttgaatcctaaacttaatagattaattttcagaaaaaataaaacataaaaaaaaataatttttaactaaattcatacattttctacctaatacttcaatttccgaccaaaaaaattaattttctacctgaaaaaaaacgaatcttcaacaaaatacatcaatttttaaccaaatagttgaattttctatcaaaaaagataaattctcaacaaattacctaaattttaaactacatatATATTTTGATAGATGAATATGATGtcagtccaaattttatttgattaatttttaattcaggtaTATTTTCTAactcaatagttacattttcaaactaaaaaaaaacacacattttcgaactaaaaaaacacaactttttaataaagttaaagaaaaatgaattttaaaccaaatagtagaattctcggccaaaaagtcaaattttttggtagacagttgaatttataatcaagaaagatgaatttttaactaaagattggTATGATTGGGAACTACAGATTggattttttggtgaaaagtaattgtttaaactgaaaattattttgttgaaaatttaaacgattcatttaaattaccttttttgttaagaattcatattctcggattacaaattttaattacatttaattacaaattttaatttgattacaagttaaatttttattgagaaaaactaattttcaatcataaaaaagaatgaattttttatagaacagtttaattttgtaccaaatagttaaattttcaagccaaaaagacgaattttctataaaagaattgaattttcaatccgaaaaatgtaatattttatatttgtacaaaaagagattttaataaaaaaaataaaaaacagttgaatgtaaccaaatatgtgatttttaacaaacaaaaattaattttctaccaaaaatgaaaaactttcaacaaaatagatcatttttaaccaaatagttgtatttttaaccaataatattaatttcctaccaaattacGTCGTTACATAatgttattcgaaattttatttgattaatttttaccaaaaagacgaattttctacaataaagttgaatcttcaatcacaaaatatgaatattgaattggttgaattttctatcaaactgttgaaattttaaggaaaaaatactattttttctacaaaacagttacattattcgctggaaaatatgaatttccaacaacaacaaaaataaattttcaactaaatacttgaaaattcaagccaaaaaggcgaatttcctataaaacagttaaatttgtaatccgagaatatgaattgttaacaaaaaagttaatttaaatcaaacgtttaaattttcaaaaaataattttcagtttaaacaattacttttcatcaaaaaatccaATCCTTAGTTTCCAATCTTAccaatctttagttaaaaattcatctttcttgattatgAATTCAACTGCCtactaaaaaatttgactttttttctgagaattctactatttggtttaaaattaatctttctttgtggaaaattaactttattgttaaaatctGATTTCAGGCTTAAAAGTCGAATGTTctctaaaaaattccactttttagcttgccaactcaactcttttgttgaaaattcatcttttttgcttaaaaattaaactattttgttattaatgttatttaaaaaaatgtattcccctattaattccctattttcgtgaaaaaacacCCTATTTCTTCTATTATTTGAGCATTTTTGGATCTGAAGTCTGCAATATTGATAATCGCGCAACTGatgtaatatttttctattttttttcgataaagaaTGTGAAGAATACTCAAAACATGTCTACGCATTGGAAATCCCACCGATTTTGACGGTTGATCGACAACCCGTCAATATATCGCTCTGTGCCATCACGTCGAAGAAACTGATAGTGGGTGGCACTCTTGCTGACCCGAAGGAATTTCCTCACATGGCTGCTCTTGGATTCGACAATGGTCCTGCAGGCATAAAATGGCAATGCGGTGGCAGCttagtttctgaaaaatttgtattgaccGCAGCCCATTGCACCTACAGCCGCGACTGGTAAGATtatcaatgaatttttattataccctactaaaaaaaaatatggtttactgggaatttttttcgaacatatttaaattttatttaaaaaattgaatgataaatTAAATAGATGTTAGATTATCTCCGcttactctaattaaatcataatttattattaattgtttattattttccatgataagaaaaaccttttgcaaTGGTTTTCTCTGTGAGATTTTTTCGCTGacttaagtttgataatcgaatGAATTAGATTTCAAACATacagaaacaataattttctcaatttttgcaaaaaattgtttatcactttttattcGCTTACTCTTAAATTATTCTGACTTCATATTAGCGGCtttgattttaaccattttttaaataatttgttagattgtgatttttataaattattacatcatTCAGTTTAGCATGCTTAATTTAAAGAatgtttcactttaaaaattttccattttaaattttaagcatatattttaatttaaagaattttaaaatgcagttttacaggcttaaaaattaaaaattggaagcttttaaaatcgaagattttttaataaaaaacgaggTGGCCGTTGCACCGGAAAACcagaaattttacgaattttcagaagaaaaatatgcCCAAGCTCGATTTGAATAGCTTTTCAAATCATTAAAGTGCAGTAAATAAATGcagtgaatataaataaataaataatttttaaaatggatctgtaactgtttcaatccgaaagtcttgataaggacttaaattaatatatcatttattccgatcattttattattgaatacaaattttcatgatttatcaataaaatatttttaatcagagtTCCCGGTCTTcttgtatattatttttgatattaaatttaataaataaatttattaatatattatttctattaattttttttaaccattaaaaaatgtaaacgtgcattgtactattttcaacttaaaaataaatccatgatatagtcataattaaaggtttttattaaattgaaaatattatgagtctaaattatttaatttttaacccattagagtaaattgaaaccaaatatttaaaagaaaacaattttaagctgaattgttttacatagaaagctttgaatctctagaatttcgaagagcttttaaac carries:
- the LOC117167003 gene encoding venom protease-like isoform X3, with product MYLLIIVLTICSPFVTYAQFDLLEGETCVAKTFTGRCRLSRNCPSVFQNFNANKPPEKICSFPNSDDIIICCPDDNFSSSVTSSTTQRINTTPTRRVNSGVVPLNTEARKRPAAEKCEEYSKHVYALEIPPILTVDRQPVNISLCAITSKKLIVGGTLADPKEFPHMAALGFDNGPAGIKWQCGGSLVSEKFVLTAAHCTYSRDWGEPKWVRIGDLNLIKNNDDAQPVNRRIAEIIIHPQYRKPSEYHDIALLRMDKTVKFDAYVRPACLPIFPDIPFRKVIATGWGLTDIDEENGSDDLLKVTLATVPTEICQASYKRDRTTFDRGIVSRWQICAGEVNKDTCQVIFAEQIHFRAPV
- the LOC117167003 gene encoding serine protease snake-like isoform X1 is translated as MYLLIIVLTICSPFVTYAQFDLLEGETCVAKTFTGRCRLSRNCPSVFQNFNANKPPEKICSFPNSDDIIICCPDDNFSSSVTSSTTQRINTTPTRRVNSGVVPLNTEARKRPAAEKCEEYSKHVYALEIPPILTVDRQPVNISLCAITSKKLIVGGTLADPKEFPHMAALGFDNGPAGIKWQCGGSLVSEKFVLTAAHCTYSRDWGEPKWVRIGDLNLIKNNDDAQPVNRRIAEIIIHPQYRKPSEYHDIALLRMDKTVKFDAYVRPACLPIFPDIPFRKVIATGWGLTDIDEENGSDDLLKVTLATVPTEICQASYKRDRTTFDRGIVSRWQICAGEVNKDTCQGDSGGPLSIYNNEHYCMYSVVGVTSLGKLCGSTVPGVYTKVYNYLPWLERVIWGQR